Proteins from one Belonocnema kinseyi isolate 2016_QV_RU_SX_M_011 chromosome 8, B_treatae_v1, whole genome shotgun sequence genomic window:
- the LOC117179129 gene encoding uncharacterized protein LOC117179129 — MKVLCTVVTALVVLFDSIVCEPDWYRVTTKKATKADIKNLLTGPFGHLEAKLPLTLLLLENILFGYMDEKRVARALYVNMGVGERHERVSNDIGKDFISKTVPADVEDASGGSCCGLVP, encoded by the exons ATGAAGGTGCTTTGTACTGTCGTCACCGCTTTAGTGGTTTTATttgattctattg TTTGCGAACCTGACTGGTATCGTGTTACCACAAAGAAGGCAACAAAAGCAGATATAAAGAATCTCCTAACTGGACCCTTTGGCCACCTGGAAGCTAAACTTCCTTTGACTCTTCTACTATTGGAGAATATCTTATTTGGATATATGGACGAGAAACGCGTAGCTCGTGCATTATATGTAAATATGGGGGTGGGTGAGAGACACGAACGAGTTTCAAATGATATAGGAAAAGATTTTATAAGCAAGACAGTGCCAGCGGACGTGGAAGACGCTAGTGGCGGCTCGTGTTGCGGACTTGTACCATAG